A stretch of the Corylus avellana chromosome ca6, CavTom2PMs-1.0 genome encodes the following:
- the LOC132184343 gene encoding myb-related protein 308-like, producing the protein MRKPCCEKKETNKGAWSKQEDQKLMDYIQKHGEGCWRSLPEAAGLLRCGKSCRLRWVNYLRPDLKRGNFGEDEEDLIVKLHALLGNRWSLIAGRLPGRTDNEVKNYWNTHLKRKLVQLGMDPNNHRLGQLTRPSKSFVPNNNHTYKAVNSNSQALNSTSDPVESNTSSLPDLNLDLTIGLPLVN; encoded by the exons ATGAGGAAACCTTGTTGTGAGAAGAAAGAGACAAACAAAGGGGCATGGTCGAAGCAAGAAGACCAGAAGCTCATGGATTATATCCAAAAACATGGAGAGGGTTGCTGGCGTTCTCTCCCTGAAGCTGCAG GCTTGCTTCGTTGTGGCAAAAGTTGTCGATTGAGATGGGTAAATTACCTAAGGCCAGACCTTAAACGTGGCAACTTTGGTGAAGATGAAGAGGACCTCATCGTCAAACTCCATGCGCTTCTTGGAAACAG GTGGTCATTGATAGCTGGGAGATTGCCGGGCCGGACAGACAATGAAGTGAAGAATTACTGGAACACTCACCTTAAAAGAAAACTAGTTCAGCTGGGGATGGATCCCAACAACCATCGCTTGGGACAGCTCACCCGACCAAGCAAATCTTTTGTGCCAAATAATAATCATACATATAAAGCAGTGAATTCAAACTCTCAAGCCTTGAATTCTACAAGTGACCCTGTAGAGAGCAACACAAGCAGCTTACCTGACCTGAATCTTGATCTCACTATAGGCCTTCCACTTGTGAATTAA
- the LOC132184217 gene encoding MYB-like transcription factor 4: MRKPCCEKEETNKGAWSLEEDQKLIHHIQKHGEGCWRSLPMAAGLRRCGKSCRLRWINYLRPDLKRGNFGEDEEDLIIRLHALLGNRWSLIAGRLPGRTDNEVKNYWNSHIKKKLIKMGKDPKKPHQLGGPGKSFLTKNQPPKLLNFHCHGCHDNQSNKTCLPDLNLDLTLSTPPPASSVLVEQRQLNHMN; the protein is encoded by the exons ATGAGGAAGCCTTGCTGTGAGAAGGAAGAGACCAATAAAGGAGCTTGGTCCCTTGAAGAAGACCAGAAACTCATTCACCATATCCAAAAGCACGGCGAAGGTTGCTGGCGTTCTCTTCCTATGGCTGCcg GGTTGCGCCGATGTGGGAAAAGTTGCCGGCTGAGGTGGATAAATTATCTGAGGCCAGACCTGAAGCGCGGCAACTTTGGAGAAGACGAAGAGGATTTAATCATCAGGCTTCATGCTCTCCTCGGGAACCG gtggtcACTGATAGCCGGAAGGTTGCCGGGAAGGACAGACAACGAGGTAAAGAATTACTGGAATTCtcatataaagaaaaagttaataaaGATGGGAAAAGATCCTAAGAAACCCCATCAGCTGGGAGGCCCTGGAAAATCATTTTTAACCAAAAACCAGCCACCTAAGCTTCTCAACTTCCACTGCCATGGCTGCCATGACAATCAGAGCAACAAAACCTGTCTCCCAGACTTGAATCTTGATCTTACTCTATCCACTCCTCCTCCTGCAAGTAGTGTTCTTGTGGAACAGAGGCAACTCAACCATATGAACTGA